Proteins from one bacterium genomic window:
- a CDS encoding aminotransferase class IV yields MEQVINIDGKLLPAAEARISVFDRGFLFGDSIYETLRTYGGKPFLMDRHLQRLVNSANMLFMELPVDLQEFSRQVSRTVEASSNVECYIRIIVTRGAGRIGLDVNLSKQPSYVIIVIPLEPPSPQFYETGIKVSVVSVRRNDITTLNPKIKSSNLLNNVLAYVQAKKEGSFEGILCNMAGNVAEGTGSNIFIVQNGKLKTPPPEAGLLEGVTRALTLDLAAAENVPFEEAHFTPRELLQGDECFITSTTKEILPVRQVDGKEFSVVPGPVTKRLMHAYKKFVKHQQIG; encoded by the coding sequence ATGGAACAAGTGATCAATATTGATGGAAAACTGCTCCCGGCAGCGGAAGCCAGAATTTCGGTTTTCGATCGGGGGTTTCTTTTCGGCGATAGCATTTATGAAACACTGCGTACGTATGGCGGGAAGCCATTTTTAATGGATCGTCATTTGCAGCGTTTGGTGAACTCAGCAAACATGCTGTTCATGGAATTACCGGTGGATCTGCAGGAGTTTTCGCGGCAAGTCAGCAGAACGGTGGAAGCCTCTTCTAACGTGGAATGCTACATCCGGATCATTGTCACGCGCGGCGCAGGCAGGATTGGTCTGGATGTGAATCTCAGCAAACAGCCGAGCTACGTAATCATTGTAATTCCGCTGGAACCTCCCTCCCCGCAATTCTATGAAACTGGCATCAAGGTTTCGGTTGTATCGGTGCGCCGCAACGACATCACGACTCTGAATCCAAAAATCAAAAGCAGCAATCTTTTAAACAATGTTCTTGCATATGTTCAGGCAAAGAAGGAAGGGTCGTTTGAGGGAATTCTTTGCAACATGGCGGGGAATGTAGCCGAAGGAACCGGAAGCAATATTTTCATCGTGCAAAACGGAAAATTGAAAACTCCGCCGCCGGAAGCCGGTTTGCTGGAAGGTGTAACACGAGCGTTGACTCTGGACCTTGCGGCCGCAGAAAACGTTCCGTTTGAAGAAGCGCATTTCACACCGCGGGAGCTGCTACAGGGTGATGAATGTTTCATAACAAGCACGACCAAAGAGATTCTTCCTGTCAGACAGGTGGATGGCAAAGAGTTTTCGGTCGTGCCGGGGCCAGTTACAAAACGATTGATGCATGCGTATAAAAAATTTGTAAAGCATCAACAGATTGGTTAA
- a CDS encoding DUF1232 domain-containing protein — translation MNSSTEYEVPNSSSAGVKALTAGEPERIRERLIRYARTVMHFARLLIGLLMDSRVDKKVKIFVGAVLAYIFAPIDFIPEIFSGLFGMLDDFVLSAFALNVILNWVDPAIVRSHWVGEKDLLETVQKGMKNAEVLVPEPIVKKIQMWIGRHVEKALVPVETPKKKPRKKKTDTVQ, via the coding sequence ATGAATTCATCAACCGAGTATGAAGTACCGAACAGTTCCAGTGCAGGCGTGAAGGCTCTCACTGCTGGAGAACCGGAACGGATCAGAGAAAGGCTGATCCGTTATGCAAGAACGGTAATGCACTTTGCCCGTCTTTTGATTGGTCTTCTCATGGATTCGCGAGTCGACAAGAAAGTAAAGATTTTCGTAGGAGCAGTGCTCGCATACATTTTCGCTCCTATTGATTTCATTCCAGAGATTTTTAGCGGTCTCTTCGGAATGCTGGATGATTTCGTTCTCAGTGCTTTTGCTTTGAATGTGATCCTGAACTGGGTCGATCCTGCTATCGTTCGGTCGCATTGGGTCGGTGAAAAAGACTTGCTGGAAACGGTTCAAAAGGGGATGAAAAATGCCGAGGTTCTCGTTCCGGAACCGATTGTCAAAAAAATTCAGATGTGGATCGGAAGACATGTCGAAAAAGCGCTGGTGCCGGTAGAAACACCGAAAAAGAAACCCCGCAAGAAAAAAACGGATACAGTGCAGTAA
- a CDS encoding MATE family efflux transporter: MAETTSTLWSDLREAVRGSHSHDYTEAPMGKAVLLLAVPMVLETFMESIFAVVDIFFVSRRGPASMATVGLTEAMLTILYSIAIGLCMGAAAIVARRTGEKNPDGAAIAAVQAILLGVAVSVPIAIFGGFFAPQLLGLMGASQEVIRVGAGYTRMMFAGNATIVFLFLINAIFRGAGDAAIAMRVLWFANAINIALGPCFIFGLGPFPELGVTGAAIATNIGRGTGVLYQLSKLIRGHGRIQIRREHLKLDTSVIRSMIRISGTGIIQSLVGTTSWLGLIRILSGFGSAAVAGYTVGIRIIIFALLPSWGMSNAAATLVGQNLGAGKPDRAEKSVWITCKFNFYFLGSIGLLFILLAEPIIAIFTTDPTAMPYAILCLRIVSFGFIFYAYGMVLTNAFNGAGDTATPTRINLFCFWLWEVPLGWLLARTFGFGPTGVFLAITIAFSTLAVVSAILFKRGHWKTRKV, from the coding sequence ATGGCCGAAACAACGTCGACACTGTGGTCTGACTTGCGCGAAGCAGTTCGCGGAAGCCATTCGCACGATTACACAGAGGCTCCGATGGGGAAAGCTGTGCTTCTGCTGGCTGTGCCGATGGTTCTGGAAACTTTCATGGAATCGATTTTTGCGGTTGTCGATATCTTCTTCGTTTCCCGCCGGGGTCCGGCCTCTATGGCAACGGTTGGGTTAACAGAAGCGATGTTGACGATCCTGTACTCGATTGCAATCGGACTGTGCATGGGTGCAGCCGCGATCGTGGCACGGCGAACCGGAGAGAAGAATCCGGATGGCGCTGCAATTGCGGCGGTTCAGGCGATCCTTCTTGGAGTTGCTGTTTCTGTGCCCATCGCGATTTTTGGTGGATTCTTCGCGCCGCAACTGCTCGGTTTGATGGGCGCTTCCCAGGAAGTGATTCGCGTAGGCGCCGGCTATACGCGCATGATGTTTGCCGGAAATGCAACGATTGTCTTTTTGTTTTTGATCAATGCAATCTTTCGCGGAGCCGGCGATGCAGCCATCGCAATGCGCGTACTCTGGTTTGCAAATGCCATCAACATTGCGCTGGGTCCTTGTTTTATTTTCGGTCTCGGTCCCTTTCCTGAGCTCGGAGTTACGGGAGCGGCAATCGCCACAAATATCGGACGTGGAACGGGCGTTCTGTACCAACTGAGCAAGTTGATTCGAGGTCATGGCCGCATTCAGATCCGCCGGGAACATTTGAAACTGGACACGTCCGTTATTCGTTCGATGATTCGAATCTCCGGCACCGGAATTATTCAATCGCTGGTGGGAACAACCAGCTGGCTTGGTTTGATCCGGATTCTTTCCGGTTTTGGCAGCGCAGCAGTTGCAGGGTATACCGTTGGAATCCGCATCATCATTTTCGCATTGCTTCCTTCCTGGGGTATGAGCAACGCTGCAGCCACACTTGTCGGACAAAACCTCGGCGCCGGCAAGCCGGATCGCGCTGAAAAATCCGTCTGGATAACTTGCAAGTTCAATTTTTACTTTCTCGGTAGCATCGGATTGCTTTTCATTCTTCTCGCAGAACCGATTATTGCGATTTTTACAACGGATCCGACGGCCATGCCTTACGCGATTCTATGCCTTCGCATCGTAAGCTTCGGATTTATCTTTTACGCCTACGGAATGGTTTTGACGAATGCTTTTAACGGCGCAGGAGATACAGCAACTCCCACTCGCATCAACCTGTTTTGTTTCTGGCTGTGGGAAGTTCCTCTCGGATGGTTGCTCGCAAGGACCTTTGGTTTCGGGCCAACCGGAGTCTTTCTCGCGATCACGATTGCCTTTTCCACTCTTGCGGTTGTCAGCGCAATCCTGTTCAAGCGTGGTCACTGGAAAACAAGGAAAGTGTAG
- a CDS encoding tetratricopeptide repeat protein, with amino-acid sequence MLNWTLRFPKNSLKNCVTTRIPDSLFLLLFALILLSACATTPAPVVPPNAGLADPMRGTELAPNPDYRAGYAEYLRGNQEKARAKLFRVVQKSSDYYPAYLALGYSYLAENNIEYAESYIRKAIEINPDYAQAHFLLANVLEGQQKYTFALEELSEVARIDPDYPALGQAQNILKLKATEQYLNKGRELAESNPEEALRYLKAAHNMAPEVPQIPVEIATILLKENNCREAADYLRIAIEKSPEDLAVKNQLADCLFQLQDYQQARILYEEIALQKPGDTAIQQRLDDVKKRIFIENLPVEYQSIPNSPEITRAQLAAYLAVNLETLQKYRSENQQIVVDIIQHWAQNYIQKVVSLGIMDVYPNRTFQPSQLVTKVELAKAASRILEIVELSGQKQFPVNPDLVIPDIPPGHLYYRLVARPLSSEVISLDADGRFHASRRVSGAEAMSVVNKLKALTESL; translated from the coding sequence ATGTTGAACTGGACGTTGAGGTTCCCAAAAAACTCGCTGAAAAATTGCGTCACTACGCGCATTCCTGATTCCCTTTTCCTGCTCCTGTTTGCCTTAATTCTCCTTTCAGCGTGTGCTACCACTCCTGCGCCAGTCGTTCCGCCAAACGCAGGTCTTGCGGATCCGATGCGGGGGACCGAGCTTGCCCCAAATCCTGATTATCGAGCCGGTTATGCGGAATATCTCCGTGGGAATCAGGAAAAAGCGAGAGCAAAACTCTTTCGCGTTGTGCAGAAATCTTCTGATTACTATCCGGCTTATCTTGCGCTCGGATACAGTTACCTCGCGGAAAACAATATCGAGTACGCCGAGAGTTACATCCGTAAAGCAATCGAAATCAATCCGGATTATGCCCAGGCTCACTTCCTTCTTGCTAATGTATTAGAAGGCCAGCAGAAGTATACCTTCGCTCTGGAGGAGTTGAGCGAAGTAGCCAGGATCGATCCTGACTATCCGGCGCTTGGACAGGCGCAAAATATTCTAAAATTGAAAGCGACGGAGCAATATTTAAACAAGGGCCGCGAGCTTGCAGAATCCAATCCTGAGGAAGCATTGAGATACCTCAAAGCGGCGCACAACATGGCACCGGAGGTTCCACAGATACCGGTGGAGATTGCCACAATTCTTTTGAAAGAGAACAACTGCCGGGAGGCCGCTGATTATTTGCGGATCGCGATCGAAAAATCTCCGGAGGATCTTGCCGTAAAAAATCAGCTCGCGGATTGTTTGTTTCAACTTCAAGACTATCAGCAAGCCAGAATTCTTTATGAAGAGATTGCGCTGCAAAAGCCCGGCGATACCGCTATCCAGCAGCGTTTGGACGATGTAAAAAAGCGAATCTTCATCGAAAATCTACCGGTGGAATATCAGAGCATTCCGAATTCTCCCGAGATTACGCGCGCTCAACTGGCAGCGTACCTCGCAGTAAACCTGGAAACGCTCCAGAAGTACAGATCGGAAAATCAACAAATCGTTGTAGATATCATTCAGCACTGGGCGCAAAATTACATTCAAAAAGTCGTGAGTCTCGGAATTATGGACGTCTATCCCAATCGTACTTTTCAGCCGAGTCAGCTGGTGACCAAAGTGGAGCTTGCAAAAGCTGCGTCGCGCATCCTGGAAATAGTCGAACTGAGCGGTCAAAAACAATTTCCGGTAAATCCTGATCTGGTGATTCCGGATATTCCGCCCGGTCATTTGTATTATCGTCTTGTCGCACGGCCGCTCTCATCAGAGGTCATCAGTCTGGATGCGGATGGACGCTTCCATGCTTCGCGCAGAGTATCCGGCGCCGAAGCAATGTCCGTGGTCAATAAACTCAAAGCATTAACGGAGTCTTTATGA
- the hflX gene encoding GTPase HflX, giving the protein MHKKTHLTNLLPPKEKAVAVGIYTRRSGKWKEEQSLEELSTLAVTAGADVKKMYLQEKPRMDPAYYCGKGKLEEIKEFCDGHDIDVVLFDDPLSPAQMRNIEKLLDRKVLDRTQLILDIFAQRAKTSEGKLQVELAQIDYLLPRLTGKGMMLSRLGGGIGTRGPGETKLEFDRRRLRERRTRLLKQLEHVKQIRQLQRSSRSEIPLPIVALIGYTNAGKTTLFNRLTGSKGLASPILFATLDPAMKSIRAANKQLILISDTVGFIQKIPHELIAAFRATLEEVIQAHVLLHVIDASNPNVDEQIEAVSQTIRELGVDHKPVLHVLNKIDLLENDASMLQSFRNRLGEVVAISAETGEGLEELVEAIANTLKAFWQRVQLSIPLQEQSLIAQLHHQGKVYGKNYTDGHVELDVEVPKKLAEKLRHYAHS; this is encoded by the coding sequence ATCTCTTGAAGAGCTCAGCACGCTCGCGGTTACTGCCGGAGCGGATGTAAAAAAGATGTATCTTCAGGAGAAACCCAGGATGGACCCGGCCTATTACTGCGGCAAAGGAAAACTTGAGGAGATCAAAGAATTCTGCGACGGCCATGACATCGATGTTGTGCTCTTCGATGACCCTCTCTCGCCCGCTCAGATGCGGAACATCGAGAAATTGCTGGATCGAAAAGTGCTGGATCGTACGCAGCTCATTCTGGATATTTTTGCGCAACGCGCCAAAACTTCGGAAGGCAAACTCCAGGTGGAACTCGCGCAAATTGATTATTTATTGCCAAGATTGACGGGAAAAGGGATGATGCTTTCGCGACTCGGCGGTGGTATCGGAACACGAGGCCCCGGAGAAACAAAACTGGAGTTTGACAGACGGCGGCTGCGCGAACGCAGAACCCGCCTGTTGAAACAACTGGAACATGTAAAACAGATCCGGCAGCTTCAGCGCAGTTCTCGCAGCGAAATCCCTCTGCCGATCGTTGCCTTAATTGGATACACTAACGCCGGAAAAACCACGCTGTTCAACCGCCTGACCGGTTCCAAAGGTCTTGCATCTCCGATCCTTTTTGCGACTCTGGATCCTGCCATGAAAAGCATTCGTGCAGCAAACAAACAGCTCATATTGATTTCAGATACGGTTGGATTCATCCAAAAAATTCCACACGAATTGATCGCCGCCTTTCGCGCAACTCTGGAAGAAGTCATTCAGGCGCATGTCCTTTTGCATGTCATCGATGCTTCCAACCCGAACGTGGACGAACAGATCGAGGCAGTGAGTCAGACGATTCGAGAACTGGGCGTGGATCACAAGCCGGTGCTTCACGTTTTGAACAAAATCGATCTGTTAGAAAACGATGCCAGCATGTTACAATCTTTCCGCAATCGGCTCGGAGAAGTCGTTGCAATTTCAGCCGAGACAGGCGAAGGCCTCGAGGAGCTGGTCGAAGCAATCGCAAATACGCTGAAAGCGTTCTGGCAACGGGTTCAGTTATCCATCCCGCTGCAGGAGCAGTCGCTGATCGCGCAGCTCCACCACCAGGGCAAAGTTTACGGCAAAAATTATACAGATGGACATGTTGAACTGGACGTTGAGGTTCCCAAAAAACTCGCTGAAAAATTGCGTCACTACGCGCATTCCTGA